One window from the genome of Candidatus Chlorohelix allophototropha encodes:
- a CDS encoding mannosyltransferase family protein, translated as MAKRTEENRQSVALSKRLHSFYSVFSSSKEPIFTFIGFRLAIGMLPFFAWVLFPTIAPQSRSGYILPNLNFWGERLLGVWSHWDGEWFLKIAEQGYRADDDTLAFFPLYPILVKVFGFLTGGNYLLAATLVSGGAALAVFVLMYELVRRDFGTETASRALLYLAIFPTAFYLSAAYSEGLFLALTLGAFLEARHNRNFWKAGILAGLAALTRNLGVVLILPLAWEWWRQWREGRQGFKDLLPLVFPPLALASWLAYVGANFGNPFLIFQVQTNWNRRFSLPWNTVVDALRIFFTQRGLDGFAPPNAFWEDPTLIDLPFFGLATLLLLCGFWLTYKKLMPFSYMIFATIGLVFPLFSPAQRVPLLSFPRFALILFPLFIVLAHLSGRWRFLHHTYLFSAAMLLGVFLARFANWYWIS; from the coding sequence ATGGCTAAACGCACGGAAGAAAACCGCCAGAGTGTAGCTTTGTCAAAACGGCTGCACTCTTTTTATTCTGTGTTTTCAAGCTCGAAAGAACCGATTTTCACCTTCATTGGTTTCAGGCTGGCAATCGGAATGTTACCCTTTTTTGCGTGGGTGCTTTTCCCAACTATTGCTCCCCAAAGCCGCTCCGGTTATATTCTTCCTAATCTGAATTTCTGGGGTGAAAGGCTGTTGGGGGTCTGGTCGCACTGGGACGGCGAGTGGTTTCTAAAAATCGCGGAACAGGGCTATCGCGCTGACGATGATACGCTGGCTTTTTTCCCACTCTACCCTATTCTGGTAAAGGTGTTTGGGTTTCTAACCGGTGGCAACTACCTACTGGCAGCTACATTAGTTTCCGGCGGGGCAGCGCTGGCAGTATTTGTTTTAATGTATGAACTGGTGCGGCGCGATTTCGGGACAGAAACCGCGTCACGTGCTCTACTCTACCTAGCAATTTTCCCCACCGCCTTCTATTTGTCAGCCGCTTACAGTGAGGGCTTATTCTTGGCGCTCACGCTTGGGGCTTTCCTCGAAGCACGCCATAATCGTAACTTTTGGAAGGCGGGAATATTGGCAGGGTTGGCAGCATTGACCCGCAATTTGGGGGTAGTGTTGATATTGCCGCTGGCATGGGAATGGTGGCGACAATGGCGCGAGGGTAGGCAGGGCTTCAAAGACCTGTTGCCCTTGGTTTTTCCGCCGCTGGCGTTGGCTAGTTGGCTGGCTTATGTTGGCGCTAATTTTGGCAATCCTTTTCTCATTTTTCAAGTACAGACCAATTGGAATAGGCGCTTCAGTCTCCCTTGGAATACGGTGGTGGATGCCCTCCGTATCTTTTTTACCCAACGCGGTCTTGATGGTTTCGCGCCACCCAACGCCTTCTGGGAAGACCCTACGCTGATTGACCTGCCTTTCTTTGGGTTGGCAACTTTGTTACTCTTATGCGGTTTCTGGCTGACATACAAAAAGCTAATGCCTTTCAGTTATATGATTTTTGCTACAATCGGGCTAGTATTCCCGCTGTTCTCTCCGGCACAGCGTGTCCCCTTGTTGAGCTTCCCACGCTTCGCCTTGATACTCTTTCCACTTTTTATCGTACTGGCGCATCTAAGCGGTCGCTGGCGTTTCCTACACCATACGTATCTTTTCTCTGCCGCAATGTTGCTAGGCGTATTCCTAGCACGCTTTGCCAACTGGTACTGGATTTCCTAA
- a CDS encoding O-methyltransferase, protein MVDSLSGGIGRQVDTYIQNLFNPSDPVLENALAELENAGLPPINVSPNEGKLLYLLASISGARTMVEIGTLAGYSSIWLARALPPEGKLITLEIDPKHAAVARHNFEVAGLSAKIELRLGSALESLKAMQEAGEGPFDLFFIDANKGGYEAYLDLALQLSHPGTLILADNVVRNGEVIHSNPANGTSQAIRRFNYKLANTPNLESIILPIIRDKLDGISISIVR, encoded by the coding sequence ATGGTTGATTCTTTGAGCGGCGGTATCGGCAGGCAGGTGGATACTTATATCCAAAACCTTTTCAATCCTTCCGACCCTGTGCTTGAAAACGCTCTGGCAGAACTGGAGAATGCCGGACTTCCCCCTATTAATGTTTCACCGAATGAAGGTAAATTGCTCTACTTGCTGGCGAGCATCAGCGGCGCTCGTACTATGGTGGAGATTGGTACATTGGCGGGTTATAGCTCAATCTGGTTAGCACGTGCGCTACCGCCAGAAGGCAAACTAATTACGCTTGAAATCGATCCTAAACACGCCGCAGTAGCACGCCACAATTTTGAGGTAGCAGGTCTTTCCGCCAAAATAGAGTTGCGCTTGGGTTCCGCGTTGGAATCCTTGAAAGCGATGCAGGAAGCAGGAGAAGGTCCTTTTGACTTATTCTTCATAGATGCAAACAAAGGCGGCTATGAAGCTTATCTTGATTTGGCTTTACAACTCTCGCATCCTGGCACATTGATTCTAGCAGATAATGTGGTTCGGAACGGTGAAGTAATTCATTCTAACCCGGCAAATGGTACATCTCAGGCTATTCGCCGTTTTAACTACAAATTGGCGAACACCCCAAATCTTGAGAGTATTATTTTACCGATCATTCGCGACAAATTAGACGGCATATCAATTTCAATAGTACGATAG
- the rpiA gene encoding ribose-5-phosphate isomerase RpiA, protein MTQDEMKMAAASYALDRFITSNIFLGLGSGSTAEIFLAELAARVKRGELENITCVATSERVASLAKGYGLQVQELNDVRGLDVTVDGADEVEPSTFNVTKGRGGALLWEKLVANASKLEIIIADETKLVDRLGTKMPIPVEVIPFGWSHVAQSLRDMGSEPILRQRENAPYITDSGNYILDCQFSNIENASELGDKIKDLVGVVEHGLFINIVGRVVIAGTTGAYELPLPN, encoded by the coding sequence ATGACACAAGACGAAATGAAAATGGCAGCGGCTAGTTACGCACTTGACCGCTTTATAACCAGCAATATTTTCTTGGGATTGGGCAGCGGTTCAACCGCAGAAATTTTTCTGGCAGAACTGGCGGCGCGGGTCAAACGCGGTGAGCTTGAAAATATCACCTGCGTGGCAACTAGTGAAAGGGTGGCGAGTCTGGCGAAGGGTTACGGCTTGCAGGTGCAGGAGCTAAATGATGTGCGGGGCTTGGACGTAACCGTAGATGGTGCGGATGAGGTTGAACCTAGCACTTTCAATGTGACTAAAGGACGCGGCGGCGCACTTTTATGGGAAAAGTTGGTAGCTAACGCCAGCAAGCTTGAAATAATCATTGCCGATGAAACCAAACTGGTGGATAGACTTGGCACGAAAATGCCCATCCCGGTTGAGGTAATTCCTTTCGGATGGAGCCATGTCGCACAAAGCCTGCGGGATATGGGCAGTGAGCCAATACTACGTCAGCGCGAAAATGCACCTTACATTACCGATAGCGGTAACTATATTCTCGATTGCCAGTTCTCCAATATTGAGAATGCCTCAGAACTGGGGGATAAAATCAAGGATTTAGTGGGTGTAGTCGAACACGGGCTATTTATTAACATAGTAGGACGTGTGGTGATTGCCGGAACAACGGGAGCTTACGAATTACCCTTGCCAAACTAA
- a CDS encoding D-glycerate dehydrogenase, whose translation MKPKVYLTRVIANEIMQRLQDATELKFWAEDRPVPREVLLKEAADCVGVLSMLTERIDAEFLDACPQLRVVSNHAVGFDNVDVAACTERGILAGNTPDVLTETTADLAFTLILATARRVHEMVDYVKQDKWRTWGPLDNLGVDVHHATLGIMGMGRIGYAVAKRAKGFDMELIYHDSTRSVIAEEKLGVKFVSREELLNHSDFITLHVPLTPETRHSVGKAEFEQMKASAILINTSRGPVVDQAALLEALKSGQIRGAGLDVTDPEPMRADNPLLALPQVTILPHIGSATLNTRTKMADVAARNLVNGLLGEEMVSCLNPQARGIGRNKS comes from the coding sequence ATGAAACCCAAGGTTTATTTAACACGTGTTATAGCAAATGAAATTATGCAACGACTGCAAGACGCAACCGAGCTGAAATTCTGGGCAGAAGATAGACCTGTTCCGCGAGAAGTGCTACTCAAAGAAGCGGCGGATTGTGTGGGCGTGCTATCAATGCTGACCGAACGAATTGATGCCGAATTTCTCGATGCCTGTCCGCAGTTGCGCGTAGTTAGCAACCATGCGGTCGGCTTTGATAATGTGGATGTAGCAGCTTGTACCGAACGTGGCATTCTTGCAGGTAACACCCCCGATGTATTAACTGAAACCACCGCCGATCTGGCTTTCACTCTGATTCTGGCAACTGCCCGCCGTGTACATGAAATGGTGGACTATGTTAAACAGGATAAGTGGCGTACATGGGGACCGCTGGATAATCTAGGGGTAGATGTACATCACGCTACGCTGGGAATTATGGGTATGGGTCGAATCGGCTATGCAGTGGCAAAAAGAGCTAAGGGTTTTGACATGGAGCTTATTTACCATGACAGCACTCGCAGCGTGATAGCCGAAGAAAAGTTAGGGGTCAAGTTTGTAAGCCGGGAAGAGTTGTTAAACCATAGCGATTTCATCACCTTGCATGTGCCGCTTACTCCCGAAACTCGACATTCCGTAGGTAAAGCCGAGTTTGAGCAAATGAAGGCTTCGGCGATTTTGATTAATACTTCGCGCGGTCCGGTAGTAGATCAAGCAGCCTTGCTGGAAGCACTCAAGAGTGGTCAAATCCGAGGGGCGGGTTTGGATGTAACCGACCCTGAACCGATGCGTGCCGACAATCCGTTGCTGGCGTTGCCACAGGTAACAATTCTGCCGCACATTGGCAGCGCCACATTGAATACGCGCACAAAGATGGCGGACGTAGCAGCCCGCAATCTGGTGAACGGACTTCTGGGTGAGGAAATGGTCAGTTGCCTGAACCCACAAGCGAGAGGCATCGGCAGAAACAAAAGCTAA
- a CDS encoding ATP-dependent Clp protease proteolytic subunit produces the protein MPYVIENTGRGERQYDVFSRLLKDRIIFLGTEIEDQVANVLIAQLLFLEHEDPEKDVQLYVNSPGGAITSGLAIYDAMQFIRPEVATICMGLAASMATVLLCSGAKGKRIAMPHSVIHQHPALGGMRGSAPDIEIQARFMLDLQRRTREIMAKHTGQSYEKISHDFERDRYMTPQEAKEYGIIDAIYGDE, from the coding sequence ATGCCTTACGTTATTGAAAATACCGGTAGAGGCGAACGGCAGTATGACGTCTTTAGCCGCTTACTTAAAGATCGCATCATTTTCCTCGGCACCGAAATCGAGGATCAAGTTGCTAACGTCTTGATTGCTCAATTGCTGTTTCTAGAGCATGAAGACCCTGAAAAAGATGTGCAGCTTTACGTCAATAGCCCCGGTGGCGCTATCACTTCCGGTCTAGCTATCTATGATGCAATGCAGTTCATTCGCCCTGAAGTAGCTACCATTTGTATGGGTCTGGCTGCCAGTATGGCAACTGTGCTGTTGTGCTCAGGTGCTAAAGGCAAGCGCATCGCGATGCCTCACAGCGTGATTCACCAGCATCCTGCGCTCGGCGGTATGCGTGGTTCAGCGCCCGACATCGAAATCCAAGCGCGTTTCATGCTGGACTTGCAACGCCGCACCCGCGAGATTATGGCGAAGCATACGGGACAATCGTATGAAAAAATCAGCCATGACTTCGAGCGCGATCGTTATATGACTCCGCAGGAAGCTAAAGAGTACGGTATTATCGACGCGATTTACGGCGACGAATAA
- the tig gene encoding trigger factor produces MKITAEKDEQSQYIVRIEIEPSELEDAKGRAAKNLSNRVRVPGFRPGKAPRALVERIVGPEAIAEEATRILFPKAYKEAIDTNQIKAIGDPEMEIESNDPLTIKATIPVEPTVILGDYKSIQKELVIPEVTEQEIEEVINNLRDQQSTWEEPETERPAQDGDRVEIDMLTIKDGEPSGEPVNRTGVLGKGELLSQIEAQIPGMAIGEEKTIEIERQKPAVAPTEEGAEAEETPEDAEAETPLVFKVTLKSIKVKNEPALDDAFAASVSDVQTFDELKERILSNQKSQKESDAKRKLVDTLIEEAVALSVVQVPPILVHSQIGMLEEDLANRLKQQKLSLDQYLAIMGKSHEDFHEELRPQAITRLNTALVLREIATAEGVAVSGEETDREVENMVNEYSVGAPEEQKEEQRKRLRDIFNQKEMRENLSENLFSRKLADRLIEISTGIQVVAESVSDAQAAVGTEELKSEVIEAETES; encoded by the coding sequence GTGAAAATCACCGCTGAGAAAGACGAACAAAGCCAGTACATTGTACGGATTGAAATTGAGCCTTCCGAATTGGAAGATGCAAAGGGTAGAGCTGCTAAAAATCTTTCAAACCGGGTGCGTGTTCCCGGTTTCCGTCCTGGCAAAGCGCCTCGTGCTCTTGTAGAGCGCATTGTAGGTCCCGAAGCTATTGCAGAAGAAGCTACTCGTATTTTGTTTCCTAAAGCTTATAAAGAAGCGATTGATACCAACCAGATTAAAGCTATTGGCGATCCCGAAATGGAAATCGAGTCGAATGACCCGCTTACCATAAAAGCCACTATTCCGGTTGAGCCTACCGTAATCCTCGGCGATTACAAGAGTATCCAGAAAGAACTCGTTATTCCTGAAGTTACCGAGCAGGAAATCGAAGAAGTAATTAATAACCTACGTGATCAGCAGAGCACTTGGGAAGAACCAGAAACTGAACGCCCTGCTCAGGATGGCGATCGAGTTGAAATTGATATGCTTACCATCAAAGACGGCGAGCCTTCCGGTGAACCAGTCAACCGCACCGGTGTGCTTGGCAAAGGCGAACTCCTGAGCCAGATTGAGGCACAGATACCGGGTATGGCTATTGGCGAAGAAAAGACCATTGAAATTGAGCGCCAGAAACCCGCAGTTGCCCCTACTGAGGAAGGCGCGGAAGCCGAAGAAACCCCCGAAGATGCAGAAGCCGAAACGCCTCTTGTTTTCAAGGTTACTCTCAAGAGTATTAAAGTTAAAAATGAGCCTGCGCTTGATGATGCTTTTGCTGCAAGCGTAAGCGATGTTCAAACCTTTGATGAATTGAAAGAACGTATCCTCTCAAACCAGAAGTCTCAAAAAGAGAGTGATGCGAAACGGAAGTTAGTAGACACTCTTATTGAAGAGGCAGTAGCCCTATCTGTTGTTCAGGTTCCACCAATATTGGTTCATTCTCAAATCGGTATGCTGGAGGAAGATTTAGCAAATCGCCTCAAGCAACAGAAATTATCACTTGACCAGTATCTCGCAATCATGGGTAAATCTCATGAGGATTTCCATGAGGAACTCCGTCCGCAGGCTATTACTCGACTCAATACCGCTTTGGTGTTGCGGGAAATTGCTACTGCGGAAGGTGTCGCTGTTTCTGGAGAAGAAACCGACCGCGAAGTTGAGAACATGGTTAACGAATACAGTGTTGGCGCACCTGAAGAACAAAAAGAAGAACAGAGGAAACGCCTGCGCGATATTTTTAACCAAAAAGAAATGCGCGAAAACCTGAGCGAAAATCTATTCAGCCGAAAGTTAGCAGATAGGCTTATTGAGATATCTACTGGCATACAGGTTGTTGCTGAGAGCGTATCTGATGCTCAAGCCGCTGTCGGAACCGAGGAACTCAAATCAGAAGTAATTGAAGCTGAAACCGAGTCCTAA
- a CDS encoding PrkA family serine protein kinase: MDLLKRLEDYRNQERELNWEGTFADYFELVTKTPKVTRLSHGRIYDMIMSAGVEVGKNGDVKYNFFNDEIFGLEKPISQIVQYFNSAAQRLEVRKRILLLMGPVGGGKSTIVSLLKRGLEKYSRTADGAVYAIKDCPMHEEPLHLVPEDLRADIERDYGIYVEGDLCPRCRWNLTHLYEGKIEKVPIKRFLLSEKHRLGIGTFTPSDPKSQDISELVGGIDLSTIGEVGTESDPRAYRFDGELNIANRGLMEFIEMLKSDEKFLYVLLTLSQEQNIKTGRFSMIYADEVVVSHTNENEYSSFVGNKKSEALQDRIILVKVPYNLRVSDEVKIYEKLISQSALKDVHISPHTLRVASMFALLTRLEPPKKAGINLMKKLKVYDGEEVDDLKLKDVKELQEETVREGMDGISPRYVINQLSNILSKQGAKFITPIDALRALRDGLESHTSVTREERERYLNFISEVRKEYDEIAKKEVQKAFVYSFEESARTLLHNYLDNVEAYCNKVKLKDPITEEELDPDETLMRSIEEQIGVTENAKKTFREEILIRISSLARRGQTFDYTSHERLKEAIEKKLFTDLKDIVKITTSVRTPDKEQLRKINEVIDRLVKEQGYTVDSANALLTYVGSLLNR, translated from the coding sequence ATGGACTTGCTCAAGCGTCTGGAGGACTATCGCAATCAAGAGAGAGAGCTGAACTGGGAAGGTACTTTTGCTGACTATTTTGAATTAGTCACCAAAACTCCTAAAGTAACCCGGCTCTCTCACGGTCGCATCTACGACATGATCATGTCCGCCGGGGTTGAAGTTGGTAAAAACGGGGATGTTAAATACAACTTCTTCAACGACGAGATTTTCGGGTTGGAAAAACCTATCTCGCAGATTGTGCAATATTTTAACTCGGCTGCCCAACGCCTCGAAGTACGCAAGCGCATTCTATTATTGATGGGCCCGGTTGGGGGTGGTAAAAGCACTATTGTATCGCTTTTAAAGCGTGGGCTAGAAAAATATAGCCGCACAGCTGACGGCGCTGTTTACGCTATTAAAGATTGCCCGATGCACGAAGAGCCTTTGCATCTTGTGCCCGAAGACCTACGCGCTGACATAGAGCGGGATTACGGCATCTATGTTGAAGGAGATCTATGTCCACGTTGCCGCTGGAATTTGACCCATCTTTATGAGGGCAAAATAGAAAAAGTTCCGATAAAGCGATTCCTTTTGAGTGAAAAACATCGTCTGGGCATCGGTACTTTTACTCCCAGCGACCCCAAGAGCCAAGATATTTCTGAACTGGTAGGTGGTATTGATCTCAGCACTATCGGCGAGGTCGGAACCGAAAGCGATCCACGCGCTTACCGCTTTGATGGCGAATTGAATATTGCCAATCGCGGTTTGATGGAATTTATCGAAATGCTGAAAAGTGACGAGAAATTCCTGTATGTGCTACTTACGCTATCACAAGAACAGAATATAAAAACCGGACGCTTCAGTATGATTTACGCCGATGAGGTGGTAGTCTCGCATACTAACGAGAACGAGTACAGTTCATTCGTTGGTAATAAGAAAAGTGAAGCGCTCCAAGACCGCATTATTCTGGTCAAAGTACCTTATAACCTGCGAGTCAGCGACGAGGTGAAAATTTACGAGAAGCTAATCTCTCAAAGCGCTCTCAAAGACGTACATATTTCACCACATACGCTGCGTGTCGCCAGTATGTTCGCCCTTCTAACCCGCCTTGAACCACCTAAGAAAGCGGGCATCAACTTGATGAAGAAGTTAAAGGTTTACGATGGCGAAGAGGTGGACGACCTAAAGCTAAAAGATGTTAAAGAATTGCAGGAAGAGACAGTGCGCGAGGGCATGGACGGTATCAGCCCGCGCTATGTTATCAACCAGCTTTCCAACATACTATCTAAACAGGGTGCCAAATTCATCACGCCGATTGACGCTTTGCGAGCTTTGCGGGATGGGTTAGAATCACATACCAGCGTAACTCGCGAGGAACGTGAACGCTATTTGAATTTCATCAGCGAAGTGCGCAAGGAATACGACGAGATTGCCAAGAAAGAAGTGCAAAAAGCCTTTGTTTACAGCTTTGAAGAATCGGCGCGTACCTTGCTGCATAATTATTTGGATAATGTTGAAGCTTACTGCAATAAAGTCAAGCTCAAAGACCCTATCACCGAAGAAGAACTTGACCCGGATGAAACGTTGATGCGCTCTATTGAAGAGCAAATCGGCGTTACAGAGAACGCTAAGAAAACCTTCCGCGAGGAAATCCTGATTCGTATCTCCTCGTTGGCGCGACGTGGTCAAACTTTCGATTACACCAGCCATGAGCGTCTGAAAGAAGCAATTGAGAAAAAGCTCTTTACCGACCTGAAAGACATTGTAAAAATCACTACCAGCGTTCGTACACCCGATAAGGAACAGTTGCGCAAAATTAACGAGGTAATTGACCGCTTGGTCAAAGAGCAAGGCTATACTGTGGATTCTGCAAATGCGCTGCTAACTTACGTGGGCAGTTTGCTGAACCGCTAA
- the yhbH gene encoding sporulation protein YhbH: MSDTITFSKGMFSITKQDWSLHRKGPIDQTRHKEKIKEAIKKNLSDIVSEENIILSDGKKTIKVPIRSLEEYRFRYDHNQSKGVGQGEGNSKVGDVIGQDQGDGSGKGKEAGDQPGVDYYEAEVSIDELAELIFEDLGLPNLEEKKHQELESESVRFTDVRKVGVLANLDKKRTIMENIKRNAMAGDARFKDVKNDDLRFKTWDREVKLQSNAVVIAMMDVSGSMGDFEKYIARSFYFWMVRFLRTKYNNVNIIFISHHTEAKEVTEEEFFNKGESGGTQVSSAYELALSIIDERFNPQEWNIYPFHFSDGGNLPWDNDRCVDLVLKFIDICNIFGYGEIRESHYSLMSTLMSAYSRVDNKKFVGVTISDKAEVYPALRRFFSENEVTKK; the protein is encoded by the coding sequence ATGTCCGATACAATCACTTTCTCCAAAGGTATGTTTTCCATTACTAAACAAGATTGGTCTTTGCACCGCAAAGGTCCAATTGACCAAACACGCCATAAAGAGAAAATTAAAGAAGCGATTAAAAAAAATCTTTCCGATATAGTAAGCGAAGAAAATATAATTCTGAGTGATGGCAAAAAAACCATCAAAGTGCCGATTCGCTCACTGGAAGAGTATCGTTTTCGTTACGACCACAACCAGAGCAAAGGGGTGGGGCAGGGCGAGGGAAACTCGAAAGTGGGAGATGTAATCGGTCAGGATCAAGGGGATGGAAGCGGCAAAGGTAAAGAAGCGGGCGACCAACCCGGCGTGGATTACTATGAAGCCGAAGTGAGCATAGACGAATTGGCAGAGTTAATTTTTGAAGACCTTGGCTTGCCCAATCTCGAAGAAAAGAAACATCAGGAATTAGAAAGCGAATCGGTGCGCTTCACGGATGTACGCAAAGTCGGCGTACTCGCAAACCTAGATAAAAAGCGCACCATAATGGAAAATATCAAACGCAATGCAATGGCAGGGGATGCGCGGTTCAAAGATGTGAAAAACGATGACCTACGCTTCAAAACGTGGGATCGCGAGGTCAAGCTTCAGTCCAATGCCGTTGTTATCGCTATGATGGACGTTTCAGGCTCAATGGGCGATTTCGAGAAATACATTGCGCGGAGTTTCTATTTCTGGATGGTACGCTTTCTCCGCACCAAGTATAACAATGTGAATATCATTTTCATCAGCCACCACACCGAAGCTAAAGAGGTAACCGAAGAGGAGTTCTTCAACAAAGGCGAAAGCGGCGGTACACAGGTTTCCAGCGCATATGAATTGGCGCTTTCGATTATTGATGAGAGGTTTAATCCTCAGGAGTGGAACATTTACCCCTTCCACTTCTCCGACGGTGGCAACCTTCCATGGGATAATGACCGCTGCGTAGATTTAGTGCTGAAATTCATTGATATTTGCAATATCTTCGGATACGGCGAAATCCGTGAAAGCCATTACAGCCTGATGAGTACCCTGATGTCAGCTTACAGCCGGGTAGATAACAAAAAGTTCGTAGGTGTAACTATCTCCGATAAAGCGGAAGTTTACCCCGCCTTGCGTCGCTTCTTCTCGGAGAACGAAGTTACAAAAAAATAG
- a CDS encoding SpoVR family protein, with protein sequence MADLDILDPSNSSQDDRDIAELGEAIDTCLELAHGFGLDPYQVHFEVVPAYIMYEFGAYLIPGRFNHWTHGKAYYRMKTQYDYGLSKIYEMVINSNPATAFLMEANSLWQQKMVIAHVLGHVDFFKHNAYFGHTNRQMVDIASLHAERINKYEYDHGTEEVEKYLDAVLSIEEHIDTTVRIRQELSLPLETSNSQPESPYADLWDLDNQTKDKAKQAQKDKEKARKKFPPNPEKDLLRFIMTYSRELEDWQRDIIEIVRNEALYFLPQKQTKIMNEGWASLWHQRIVRELDFNDSEYTEYAQLNSGVLSPNRRNINPYYIGWKIWEDIERRWDKPTSEEKERLKRQGNEGHNKIFEVRELDNDISFLRNYLTKDLIEELDLYLYEKRDDQWVIVEKDWQKVRDGLVASMTNFGDPYIVVEDGDYKQNGELYLKHQFEGTPLDVSYAEKVLQYVHHLWGRGVHLETVTDNKKVLYSFDGRSNTRRTVN encoded by the coding sequence ATGGCAGATCTGGATATTTTAGACCCTTCTAACTCTTCACAAGACGACCGTGATATTGCCGAGTTAGGAGAAGCCATTGATACATGCTTGGAACTGGCGCATGGTTTTGGGCTAGACCCTTATCAGGTGCATTTTGAGGTGGTTCCGGCTTATATAATGTACGAGTTTGGCGCGTACCTTATACCGGGGCGTTTCAACCACTGGACGCACGGCAAAGCCTATTATCGGATGAAAACCCAATACGATTACGGGCTTTCCAAAATCTATGAAATGGTTATCAATAGCAACCCTGCCACCGCCTTTTTGATGGAAGCCAACAGCCTGTGGCAGCAGAAAATGGTAATTGCCCATGTGCTTGGGCATGTGGATTTTTTCAAACATAACGCCTATTTCGGACATACCAACCGCCAAATGGTAGATATTGCCAGTCTTCATGCCGAACGCATCAATAAGTATGAATATGATCATGGCACGGAAGAGGTAGAAAAATACTTAGATGCAGTGCTTTCGATTGAAGAACATATTGATACCACTGTGCGGATTAGACAAGAACTGTCCCTCCCACTGGAGACTTCTAATTCGCAGCCCGAATCACCTTATGCCGACCTGTGGGATTTAGATAATCAAACTAAGGACAAGGCTAAACAGGCACAGAAGGACAAAGAAAAAGCCCGCAAGAAATTCCCGCCCAATCCTGAAAAAGACTTGCTCCGGTTTATCATGACCTATAGCCGGGAACTGGAAGATTGGCAGCGCGATATAATCGAGATCGTGCGGAATGAGGCGCTATACTTCCTACCCCAGAAACAAACCAAGATTATGAACGAGGGGTGGGCTTCCCTGTGGCATCAGCGTATTGTGCGCGAACTGGACTTCAATGACTCGGAATACACTGAGTATGCCCAACTAAATTCCGGGGTACTATCCCCTAACCGCCGCAATATTAACCCTTATTATATAGGTTGGAAAATCTGGGAGGATATTGAGCGACGTTGGGATAAGCCAACCTCAGAAGAAAAGGAACGCTTGAAAAGGCAGGGCAATGAAGGGCATAATAAGATTTTTGAAGTGCGCGAACTGGACAACGATATTTCTTTTCTGCGCAATTACCTTACCAAAGACTTGATCGAAGAGCTTGATCTTTACCTGTACGAAAAGCGAGATGATCAATGGGTCATAGTGGAGAAAGATTGGCAAAAGGTACGCGATGGATTAGTTGCCAGTATGACCAACTTCGGTGACCCTTATATCGTAGTGGAAGATGGCGACTACAAACAGAACGGCGAGTTATATCTAAAGCACCAGTTTGAAGGTACGCCGCTAGATGTCAGTTACGCCGAAAAGGTGCTGCAATATGTTCACCACCTCTGGGGGCGTGGAGTACATCTTGAAACAGTGACCGATAACAAGAAAGTATTGTACAGCTTCGATGGTCGTAGCAACACCCGCCGCACGGTGAATTAG